CCTTTCGTGAACCATCCCTCCCCAGGGTCCCCGGGTGCGGCCGGCGGAGGCAGGGGCCGAGGGTCCCGGTGCGCGGCCTGTGCGGCCCTCTTCCGGCTCTCCGGTCCCCGGCCGGCCGACAACGCGGGCCGCCGTTCGGCCCTCGAGGGGAGCCGGACGGCCCTGGGAGCCCTGGGCGGGGAGCGGTTCGCTGGAAGTGTGGGAGGAGGATGCCATGTCCAGTGGAACGCGGTCCGCGTCGGCGGCCCGCACGGCGACGGTCCCGAAGCCGTCGGCCGACGGCACGGGCACATCATCGGCGAAGAGGGTGCGTACGGCGGTGTACTTCCTGCACGACGGGAAGGTCTCGGCCGTCCCCCGCACCGTGACGGCCCCGGCGACCGCCACCGCGGCCCTGCGCGCCCTGCTGTCCGGCCCCAGCCGCTTCGAGGGCCACCGGGGCCGTACCACCGCCGTCCCGGCCGGTACCGAGCTGCGCTCGGTCGACGTCCAGGGCCGTCTCGCGACGGTCGACCTGTCCGACCGCTTCCTCGACGACTCCGGCGGCCCGTCGATGCGGGCCCGGCTGGCCCAGGTCGTGTTCACGCTGACCAGGTTCCCGACAGTGCGCAAGGTGGCCTTCGAGATCGAGGGCAAGCCGGTGCGGTACTCCGGCCCCGAGGGCATCGTCCTCGACGGTCCGGTCGGCCGTGCCGACTTCGAGGACCTGTCGCCCGCCGTGCTGGTCGAGTCGCCCCTGATCGGTGACGCGGTACGCACCCCGCTG
Above is a genomic segment from Streptomyces sp. SLBN-31 containing:
- a CDS encoding GerMN domain-containing protein codes for the protein MSSGTRSASAARTATVPKPSADGTGTSSAKRVRTAVYFLHDGKVSAVPRTVTAPATATAALRALLSGPSRFEGHRGRTTAVPAGTELRSVDVQGRLATVDLSDRFLDDSGGPSMRARLAQVVFTLTRFPTVRKVAFEIEGKPVRYSGPEGIVLDGPVGRADFEDLSPAVLVESPLIGDAVRTPLRVWGSADTFEAEFRLMVTDVSGHRAADVPVRATSGTSTRGTFDVTFPYRAVRTGPGLLTAYFVSPEDGRPVTVDTVPLAVNR